One genomic window of Sphingobacterium oryzagri includes the following:
- the gmd gene encoding GDP-mannose 4,6-dehydratase translates to MDANKAKVAFVTGITGQDGAYLAEFLLRKGYIVHGLKRRSSSFNTDRIDHLYQDPHLSQRNFILHYGDLTDSTNLIRIIQEIQPDEIYNLAAQSHVKVSFDTPEYTANADGLGTLRILDAVRLLGLTAKTKIYQAATSELYGLVQAVPQNEDTPFYPRSPYAVAKLYGYWITVNYREAYQMFACNGILFNHESPVRGETFVTRKITRAVAKIALGLQDKLYLGNLSAQRDWGHAKDYVEAMWLILQQEKPEDFVIATGVTTTVRDFVRMAFAELGIEVEFSGKDAAEKGVIIDRDEEVLHRLNIPIENIKLGQTVVKVDPQYFRPTEVDLLIGDPSKAKQKLGWEPKYSLEMLVKDMVDSDLQLMRKEEYLRKGGFTIMNYFE, encoded by the coding sequence ATGGATGCAAATAAAGCTAAAGTTGCTTTCGTTACTGGAATCACGGGCCAAGATGGGGCTTACCTGGCTGAGTTCTTATTAAGAAAAGGATATATCGTGCATGGATTAAAGCGCCGCTCGTCATCGTTTAATACCGATCGTATTGATCATTTATATCAGGATCCACACCTTAGCCAACGTAATTTCATTTTGCATTACGGTGATTTGACGGATTCGACCAACCTGATTCGCATTATCCAGGAAATACAGCCGGACGAAATTTACAACCTGGCAGCCCAATCACACGTTAAAGTAAGTTTCGACACGCCAGAGTATACGGCAAATGCCGATGGTTTGGGTACTTTACGTATTCTGGATGCGGTGAGGTTATTAGGCTTGACAGCAAAAACCAAGATATATCAGGCGGCTACTTCGGAGTTGTACGGTTTGGTACAAGCGGTGCCGCAAAATGAAGATACGCCCTTTTATCCGCGAAGCCCCTATGCTGTAGCCAAGCTTTATGGCTATTGGATTACGGTCAACTATCGTGAAGCCTACCAGATGTTTGCGTGCAATGGTATTCTGTTTAACCATGAAAGCCCTGTGCGTGGCGAGACGTTCGTAACGCGCAAAATCACACGTGCTGTGGCTAAAATAGCGTTAGGTCTTCAAGATAAGTTGTATCTTGGAAATTTGTCTGCGCAGCGCGACTGGGGGCATGCGAAAGATTATGTCGAGGCCATGTGGTTGATTTTGCAGCAGGAAAAGCCCGAAGATTTTGTGATCGCTACGGGCGTCACAACGACGGTACGTGACTTTGTGCGCATGGCATTTGCCGAATTAGGGATCGAAGTGGAATTTAGCGGTAAAGATGCCGCCGAAAAGGGCGTCATTATCGATCGGGATGAGGAAGTTCTCCATCGCCTGAATATCCCGATAGAAAACATCAAGTTAGGTCAGACAGTTGTTAAAGTTGATCCACAATATTTCCGTCCTACGGAAGTCGATTTATTGATCGGCGATCCGAGTAAAGCCAAACAAAAATTGGGCTGGGAACCAAAATATTCGTTGGAGATGCTTGTTAAAGATATGGTTGATAGCGATCTACAGCTGATGCGGAAAGAAGAATACCTCAGAAAAGGTGGATTTACCATCATGAACTATTTTGAATAA